The following are encoded together in the Cynocephalus volans isolate mCynVol1 chromosome 4, mCynVol1.pri, whole genome shotgun sequence genome:
- the LOC134376884 gene encoding small ribosomal subunit protein uS11-like: MAPRKGKEKKEEQGISLGPQVAEGENVFGVCHIFASFNDTFVHVTDLSGKETICRVTGGMKVKADRDESSPYAAMLAAQDVAQRCKELGITALHIKLRAAGGNRTKTPGPGAQSALRALARSGMKIGRIEDVTPIPSDSTRRKGGRRGRRL, from the coding sequence ATGGCACCTCgcaaggggaaagaaaagaaggaagaacaggGTATCAGCCTTGGACCACAGGTGGCTGAAGGAGAGAATGTATTTGGTGTCTGCCATATCTTTGCATCCTTCAATGACACCTTCGTCCATGTTACTGATCTTTCTGGCAAGGAAACCATCTGCCGTGTGACTGGTGGAATGAAAGTAAAGGCTGACCGAGATGAATCCTCGCCATACGCTGCCATGTTGGCTGCCCAGGATGTGGCCCAGAGGTGCAAGGAGCTGGGCATCACTGCCCTACACATCAAACTCCGGGCTGCAGGAGGAAATAGGACCAAGACCCCTGGACCTGGGGCCCAGTCAGCCCTCAGAGCCCTCGCCCGCTCAGGAATGAAGATTGGGCGAATTGAGGATGTCACCCCCATCCCCTCTGACAGCACCCGAAGGAAGGGAGGTCGCCGTGGTCGCCGTCTGTGA
- the MRPL17 gene encoding large ribosomal subunit protein bL17m, producing MRLSVPAAISHGREFRRLGLGPESRIHLLRNLLTGLVRHERIEAPWARVDEMRGYAEKLIDYGKLGHTNERAMRMADFWLTEKDLIPKLFQVLAPRYHGQNGGYTRMLQIPNRSEQDRAKMAVIEYKGNCLPPLPLPRRDSNLTLLNQLLQGLRQDLSQNQEASIHSSHTAQPPGI from the exons ATGAGGCTGTCGGTCCCTGCTGCCATCTCCCATGGCCGCGAATTCCGCCGCCTGGGCCTTGGTCCCGAGTCCCGCATCCACCTCTTGCGGAACTTGCTCACGGGACTGGTACGACACGAACGCATCGAGGCGCCATGGGCGCGCGTGGACGAGATGAGAGGCTACGCCGAGAAG CTCATCGACTATGGAAAGTTAGGACACACCAACGAGCGAGCCATGCGCATGGCTGACTTCTGGCTTACG GAGAAGGACTTGATCCCAAAGCTGTTTCAAGTACTAGCACCTCGGTACCACGGTCAAAATGGGGGCTACACGAGAATGCTGCAGATCCCAAATCGGAGTGAGCAGGATCGAGCCAAGATGGCAGTGATTGAGTATAAAGGGAACTGCCTTCCACCCCTGCCTCTGCCTCGCAGAGACAGCAACCTTACACTCCTAAACCAGCTACTGCAGGGACTTCGGCAGGACCTCAGCCAGAACCAGGAAGCAAGCATCCACAGCTCCCACACAGCTCAACCACCAGGGATTTAA